The following proteins are encoded in a genomic region of Cryptomeria japonica chromosome 11, Sugi_1.0, whole genome shotgun sequence:
- the LOC131032653 gene encoding uncharacterized protein LOC131032653 isoform X1, translated as MKRPRNGEIWDFELEMPARLGCPGVLLGLDGGTTSTVCVCMAMPFSDSLPDPPEVLSQAVAGCSNHNSVGEAAARETLEQVMAEALMKSGSHRSAVQAVCLAVSGVNHVNDQHRILQWLRRIFPHNVKIFVHNDAVAALASGTVGKLHGCVLIAGTGTIAYGFTEDGREARAAGAGPILGDWGSGYGIAAQALTEVIRAHDGRGPPTALTSAILQKLGLSSPDEVIGWTYADPSWARIAALVPVVKACAEAGDQVTQKVLRNAVQELADSVKAVVRRLGLSGKNGLESFPLVMVGGVLETDEGWDISKDVVNCISKDFPGVVPIQPKVDPAVGAAMLAWNFYLRASSN; from the exons ATGAAGAGGCCGAGGAACGGGGAAATATGGGACTTCGAGCTGGAAATGCCAGCTAGATTGGGCTGTCCAGGTGTGCTCCTCGGATTGGATGGAGGAACCACGTCGACAGTCTGTGTTTGTATGGCAATGCCGTTCTCAGACAGCCTTCCTGATCCTCCCGAGGTTCTCTCTCAAGCTGTTGCAGGATGTTCTAATCATAACAGTGTTGGAG AGGCAGCAGCAAGAGAGACATTGGAGCAGGTTATGGCGGAGGCACTAATGAAGTCTGGATCTCATCGTTCTGCAGTTCAAGCTGTTTGCTTGGCTGTTTCAGGTGTCAACCATGTAAATGACCAGCATCGAATACTACAATGGCTGAG ACGTATCTTTCCACACAATGTCAAGATCTTTGTCCACAATGATGCTGTAGCAGCCTTAGCAAGTGGTACAGTGGGTAAACTTCATGGGTGTGTGTTGATTGCTGGCACTGGAACTATAGCTTATGGTTTTACGGAAGATGGCAGGGAAGCAAGAGCAGCTGGTGCAGGACCAATCTTGGGCGACTGGGGCAG TGGTTATGGTATTGCTGCTCAAGCTTTAACAGAAGTCATCAGAGCTCATGATGGGCGTGGGCCTCCCACTGCTCTTACTTCTGCAATTCTACAAAAGCTTGGACTTTCTTCACCAGATGAAGTTATTGG GTGGACATATGCAGACCCTTCATGGGCTCGTATAGCTGCTCTTGTACCTGTGGTGAAGGCTTGTGCAGAAGCAGGTGATCAAGTGACACAAAAAGTTTTGCGTAATGCTGTTCAAGAGCTTGCTGATAGTGTCAAAGCTGTTGTTCGAAGACTGGGCTTGAGTGGGAAAA ATGGCTTAGAATCTTTTCCACTTGTCATGGTTGGCGGTGTCCTCGAGACCGATGAGGGATGGGACATAAGCAAAGATGTGGTCAATTGCATTTCCAAGGACTTTCCAGGAGTAGTTCCAATTCAACCAAAG
- the LOC131032653 gene encoding uncharacterized protein LOC131032653 isoform X2, whose amino-acid sequence MKRPRNGEIWDFELEMPARLGCPGVLLGLDGGTTSTVCVCMAMPFSDSLPDPPEVLSQAVAGCSNHNSVGEAAARETLEQVMAEALMKSGSHRSAVQAVCLAVSGVNHVNDQHRILQWLRRIFPHNVKIFVHNDAVAALASGTVGKLHGCVLIAGTGTIAYGFTEDGREARAAGAGPILGDWGRWTYADPSWARIAALVPVVKACAEAGDQVTQKVLRNAVQELADSVKAVVRRLGLSGKNGLESFPLVMVGGVLETDEGWDISKDVVNCISKDFPGVVPIQPKVDPAVGAAMLAWNFYLRASSN is encoded by the exons ATGAAGAGGCCGAGGAACGGGGAAATATGGGACTTCGAGCTGGAAATGCCAGCTAGATTGGGCTGTCCAGGTGTGCTCCTCGGATTGGATGGAGGAACCACGTCGACAGTCTGTGTTTGTATGGCAATGCCGTTCTCAGACAGCCTTCCTGATCCTCCCGAGGTTCTCTCTCAAGCTGTTGCAGGATGTTCTAATCATAACAGTGTTGGAG AGGCAGCAGCAAGAGAGACATTGGAGCAGGTTATGGCGGAGGCACTAATGAAGTCTGGATCTCATCGTTCTGCAGTTCAAGCTGTTTGCTTGGCTGTTTCAGGTGTCAACCATGTAAATGACCAGCATCGAATACTACAATGGCTGAG ACGTATCTTTCCACACAATGTCAAGATCTTTGTCCACAATGATGCTGTAGCAGCCTTAGCAAGTGGTACAGTGGGTAAACTTCATGGGTGTGTGTTGATTGCTGGCACTGGAACTATAGCTTATGGTTTTACGGAAGATGGCAGGGAAGCAAGAGCAGCTGGTGCAGGACCAATCTTGGGCGACTGGGGCAG GTGGACATATGCAGACCCTTCATGGGCTCGTATAGCTGCTCTTGTACCTGTGGTGAAGGCTTGTGCAGAAGCAGGTGATCAAGTGACACAAAAAGTTTTGCGTAATGCTGTTCAAGAGCTTGCTGATAGTGTCAAAGCTGTTGTTCGAAGACTGGGCTTGAGTGGGAAAA ATGGCTTAGAATCTTTTCCACTTGTCATGGTTGGCGGTGTCCTCGAGACCGATGAGGGATGGGACATAAGCAAAGATGTGGTCAATTGCATTTCCAAGGACTTTCCAGGAGTAGTTCCAATTCAACCAAAG